The Equus quagga isolate Etosha38 chromosome 10, UCLA_HA_Equagga_1.0, whole genome shotgun sequence genome includes a region encoding these proteins:
- the C10HXorf38 gene encoding uncharacterized protein CXorf38 homolog, with protein sequence MVPSELAARLNCAEYKNWVKAGHCLLLLRGCLQGFVGREVLAFHRTLLAAAPGLGPQAACRSGSRCSPRARQFQPQCQVCAAWKQEILKHHTNRNGDVYWGNCRPGRWPVDAWEVAKAFMPRGLADKTGPEECDAVALLSLINSCDHFMVDRKKVTEVIKCRNEIMHSSEMKVSSVWLRDFQMKIRNFLNEFTNIPEIVAVYSRIEQLLTSDWAVHIPEEDERDGCNYETGVYLSENQINEIEMELLKEKLQEMYLQAKEQEVLPEEISNRLEVLKEFLKDNEDLRSGLTEDMQKLDSFHLQHQKPDSEEPGAQTPEGKA encoded by the exons ATGGTGCCGTCCGAGCTGGCCGCGCGCCTGAACTGCGCCGAGTACAAGAACTGGGTGAAGGCGGGCCACTGCCTGCTGCTGTTGCGCGGCTGCCTGCAGGGCTTCGTCGGCCGAGAGGTGCTCGCCTTCCACCGCACGCTGCTCGCCGCCGCCCCCGGCCTGGGCCCCCAAGCCGCCTGCCGCAGCGGCTCGCGGTGCAGCCCGCGCGCCCGCCAG TTTCAGCCTCAGTGTCAGGTGTGCGCAGCGTGGAAACAGGAAATTTTGAAACATCATACCAACAGAAATGGAGACGTCTACTGGGGAAACTGCCGGCCGGGCCGCTGGCCCGTCGACGCCTGGGAGGTAGCCAAG GCCTTCATGCCCCGAGGACTGGCAGACAAAACAGGCCCCGAGGAATGTGATGCAGTTGCTCTTCTAAGTCTCATCAACTCCTGTGATCACTTCATGGTTGATCGGAAGAAAGTCACAGAG GTGATTAAGTGTCGTAATGAGATCATGCACTCTTCAGAGATGAAAGTGTCTTCTGTGTGGCTTCGAGATTTTCAGATGAAAATCCGAAATTTCCTGAATGAATTCACGAATATCCCAGAGATTGTGGCCGTATACTCCAGAATAGAACag CTGCTGACGTCTGACTGGGCTGTTCACATTCCCGAGGAAGATGAACGAGATGGATGTAACTATGAAACAGGAGTTTACCTGAGTGAgaaccaaataaatgaaatagaaatggaattactaAAGGAAAAACTGCAAGAGATGTATCTTCAAGCAAAAGAACAAGAAGTGTTGCCTGAAGAG ATCTCAAATCGACTGGAAGTGCTGAAAGAATTTCTGAAAGACAATGAGGATCTTAGAAGTGGTCTTACGGAAGATATGCAGAAGCTAGACAGCTTCCATCTACAGCATCAAAAACCGGATTCAGAGGAACCTGGGGCACAAACACCTGAAGGAAAAGCCTGA
- the MPC1L gene encoding mitochondrial pyruvate carrier 1-like protein, producing the protein MAAVAALWRRARDYMKTKEFREYLMSTHFWGPVANWGLPLAAFKDMNAPPDIISGRMTTALILYSMAFMRFAYRVQPRNLLLMACHGTNVVAQSVQAGRYLSHHYGDGAAAAATTATTAAITMTVAYDPADDSCR; encoded by the coding sequence ATGGCAGCTGTGGCGGCACTGTGGCGGCGGGCGAGGGACTACATGAAGACCAAGGAGTTCCGGGAATACCTGATGAGCACGCACTTCTGGGGTCCAGTGGCCAACTGGGGGTTACCGCTGGCCGCCTTTAAGGACATGAACGCACCGCCGGACATCATCAGCGGCCGCATGACGACAGCGCTCATCTTGTATTCGATGGCCTTCATGCGTTTCGCCTACCGCGTACAGCCTCGAAACTTGCTGCTGATGGCGTGCCACGGCACCAACGTGGTGGCGCAGAGTGTGCAGGCGGGCCGCTACCTAAGTCACCACTACGGCGACGGTGCGGCTGCCGccgccaccaccgccaccaccgcCGCCATCACCATGACTGTCGCCTACGACCCTGCTGATGACAGCTGCCGCTAG